The following coding sequences are from one Candidatus Nitrohelix vancouverensis window:
- a CDS encoding diguanylate cyclase, with protein sequence MNDSNKLTAPVDTSKILIVDDSNVNLDVLRKILESENFSVFVAPSGTVTLKIAPEVQPDLILLDIMMPDIDGFETCQRLKENPLTADIPIIFLSAKSDTEDMVKGFSLGAVDFIQKPFQGEIVIARAKTHIKVKKLIEQIKSASNSDPLTGLLNRRGMNEKLEEEIARFQRNRQPFCLLLGDIDFFKRVNDDYGHAMGDHVLKEIARIMNLHSRKNDWISRWGGEEFLILLTETPLDGAMKRAETLRREVENAVIHFDDETIKVTMSLGVSVYNDETKNLDACIQTADEYLYQAKDNGRNQVMGPNQES encoded by the coding sequence ATGAACGATTCAAATAAATTAACCGCCCCTGTTGACACTTCTAAAATTCTCATTGTCGACGACTCGAACGTTAATCTCGATGTTTTGAGAAAGATACTGGAGAGCGAAAATTTCTCGGTCTTTGTCGCTCCCTCCGGAACGGTCACGCTCAAAATCGCTCCCGAGGTGCAACCGGATCTGATTCTACTGGATATCATGATGCCCGACATTGACGGCTTCGAGACCTGCCAGCGCTTGAAGGAAAATCCACTGACGGCAGATATCCCGATCATTTTTCTCAGCGCGAAATCCGACACGGAAGATATGGTCAAAGGATTTTCACTTGGCGCCGTGGATTTCATTCAGAAGCCCTTTCAGGGAGAAATCGTCATAGCCCGCGCGAAGACTCATATCAAAGTTAAAAAACTGATCGAGCAGATTAAAAGCGCATCGAATAGCGACCCTCTCACCGGTCTCTTGAATCGAAGAGGCATGAACGAAAAACTCGAAGAGGAAATCGCGCGATTTCAGCGAAACCGCCAGCCATTCTGCCTGTTGCTGGGAGACATTGATTTTTTCAAACGCGTCAACGACGACTACGGTCACGCGATGGGCGATCATGTCTTGAAGGAAATCGCGCGCATCATGAACCTGCATTCAAGAAAAAACGACTGGATTTCGCGCTGGGGCGGAGAGGAATTTCTAATCTTATTGACCGAAACCCCGCTCGATGGAGCGATGAAACGGGCTGAAACCTTGAGGAGAGAAGTGGAAAACGCCGTCATTCATTTTGACGATGAAACCATCAAGGTGACAATGAGTCTTGGGGTGTCGGTGTACAACGACGAGACCAAAAACCTCGACGCTTGCATTCAAACCGCCGACGAATATCTTTATCAAGCCAAAGATAACGGCAGAAATCAGGTCATGGGACCCAATCAGGAGTCGTGA
- a CDS encoding pyridoxamine 5'-phosphate oxidase family protein encodes MSKLYTQLDEKLQAFILKQKLFFVGTADREGRVNVSPKGLDSLRIIDANRIAWLNLTGSGNETAAHVLEIPRMTLMFCSMEGDPMILRAYGTARMIQSRDDEWAEWKDLFPEYPGSRQIFLLDVDLVQTSCGFAVPLFEYVGDRDDLIYWTNKIGDDGVIKYWEKNNVKSLDGKPTKIFE; translated from the coding sequence TTGAGTAAACTTTACACGCAACTGGACGAGAAGCTACAGGCATTCATTCTCAAGCAGAAACTGTTTTTTGTGGGCACGGCGGATCGGGAGGGGCGAGTCAATGTTTCGCCCAAAGGACTGGACAGCTTGCGCATCATAGACGCCAATCGCATCGCCTGGCTCAATCTGACGGGGAGCGGCAACGAGACCGCGGCGCATGTGCTGGAGATACCGCGTATGACGCTGATGTTTTGTTCGATGGAGGGCGATCCGATGATCCTGCGGGCCTACGGCACGGCGCGTATGATCCAGTCACGAGACGACGAGTGGGCGGAATGGAAGGACCTCTTTCCCGAGTACCCGGGCTCGCGTCAGATTTTCCTGCTCGACGTCGATCTTGTTCAGACTTCCTGCGGTTTTGCGGTGCCGCTTTTCGAGTATGTCGGGGATCGCGACGATCTGATCTATTGGACGAATAAGATCGGCGACGACGGCGTTATCAAATATTGGGAAAAGAACAATGTGAAAAGTCTGGACGGCAAGCCCACGAAAATTTTTGAATGA
- a CDS encoding NifU family protein translates to MKLSEILAQREKKSETPKTTAAKPAKPSNKVIKVIRTRETPNPNALQFVLNAQILDVGNKSYSTLSESESDPMGKAIFELEDIQNVYVMQNFVTVTKSGASYWGPLKDKVWKTIDQWVEVYPEEVVAEKLDVDVENFMKFSVEDKLKAVEMVLNRSIRSNLAKDGGGVELKGIDGNTVKILYQGACGSCPTSTTGTLKYIQDQLRQQIHMSLEVKSV, encoded by the coding sequence ATGAAACTCAGCGAAATTCTTGCGCAAAGGGAAAAGAAAAGCGAAACGCCTAAAACGACAGCGGCGAAACCCGCCAAGCCGTCGAACAAGGTCATTAAAGTGATTCGCACACGCGAAACGCCCAATCCCAATGCATTGCAGTTTGTTTTGAACGCGCAGATTCTGGATGTGGGAAACAAGTCTTATTCGACTTTGTCGGAAAGCGAAAGCGACCCGATGGGCAAGGCAATTTTCGAACTGGAAGATATCCAGAACGTTTATGTCATGCAGAATTTTGTCACGGTCACCAAATCAGGCGCATCCTATTGGGGGCCGCTTAAAGACAAGGTATGGAAAACCATCGATCAGTGGGTTGAGGTTTATCCAGAAGAAGTGGTTGCTGAGAAGCTGGATGTGGATGTTGAAAATTTCATGAAGTTTTCAGTGGAAGATAAATTAAAAGCCGTGGAGATGGTGTTGAATCGCTCCATCCGTTCGAATCTGGCCAAGGATGGAGGCGGCGTGGAGTTGAAGGGGATTGATGGAAACACCGTCAAAATTCTCTACCAAGGCGCCTGCGGCAGTTGCCCCACCTCGACCACGGGAACGTTGAAGTACATACAGGATCAACTGCGCCAGCAGATCCATATGTCTCTGGAAGTCAAATCAGTTTAG
- a CDS encoding adenylosuccinate synthase, giving the protein MSIAVVAGMQWGDEGKGKIVDILAEQADIVARYQGGHNAGHTIFHGGAQYVLHLIPSGIFHKDKICVIGNGVVIDPQALMDEMEQLKGAEIDFSDRLLISDRANIILPYHCCSDTSRENDAKYQKIGTTGRGIGPSYSDKIARAGVRTCDLQDENRLRRMVKANHEEKKTIMKSLFDYDLPAFDEMFEKLLTARATILDRLVNTHVFLRDQVKLGKKILCEGAQGTMLDVDHGTYPFVTSSNSTSGGACTGLGIPPTLITNVAGVIKAYTTRVGEGPFPTELLDAEGEQLRKAGHEFGATTGRPRRCGWFDAVIGRYAVELNGISGLALTKIDVLDDFEVLKVCTSYRYDGQEIHEVPADVEILEKCEPVYTEFEGWKESTEGISEYKDLPAKAKTYVEALKKMLGVEFLMISTGPQSEQTIRMKELF; this is encoded by the coding sequence ATGTCTATTGCGGTGGTTGCTGGAATGCAGTGGGGTGACGAAGGAAAAGGAAAGATCGTCGATATACTTGCGGAGCAGGCGGATATTGTTGCGCGTTATCAGGGTGGACACAATGCCGGTCACACTATTTTTCACGGTGGCGCCCAGTATGTCCTGCATCTGATCCCATCCGGCATCTTCCACAAGGACAAGATCTGCGTGATTGGCAATGGCGTGGTCATCGACCCGCAGGCCTTGATGGACGAAATGGAACAGTTAAAAGGAGCCGAGATAGATTTTTCGGACCGCCTGCTGATTTCCGACCGGGCCAATATCATCCTTCCTTACCATTGTTGTTCCGACACCAGCCGCGAAAACGATGCGAAGTATCAGAAGATCGGGACGACGGGACGAGGCATCGGCCCCTCTTACTCTGACAAGATCGCCCGGGCCGGGGTTCGCACTTGCGATTTGCAAGACGAAAACCGATTGCGACGCATGGTGAAGGCCAATCATGAGGAAAAAAAGACCATCATGAAAAGTCTGTTCGACTACGATCTGCCCGCGTTCGACGAGATGTTCGAGAAACTGCTCACCGCACGCGCGACGATACTGGATCGACTGGTCAACACGCATGTTTTTTTAAGAGATCAGGTCAAATTGGGAAAGAAGATACTGTGCGAAGGCGCGCAGGGAACCATGCTGGATGTGGATCACGGAACCTATCCTTTTGTCACGTCCTCCAATTCAACCTCAGGCGGCGCCTGTACGGGACTCGGCATTCCCCCAACGCTGATCACTAACGTCGCTGGCGTTATCAAGGCTTACACCACTCGCGTTGGCGAAGGCCCGTTCCCGACGGAATTGCTGGATGCGGAAGGCGAGCAGTTGCGCAAGGCCGGGCATGAGTTTGGCGCGACGACGGGACGCCCGCGACGTTGCGGCTGGTTCGATGCTGTGATCGGTCGTTATGCGGTAGAGCTCAACGGCATCAGCGGTCTGGCGCTCACCAAGATTGACGTGCTGGACGATTTCGAGGTTTTGAAGGTTTGCACGAGCTATCGCTATGACGGTCAGGAAATCCATGAAGTGCCTGCGGACGTCGAAATTCTGGAAAAATGCGAGCCGGTTTATACGGAATTTGAAGGCTGGAAGGAAAGCACGGAGGGCATCAGTGAATACAAGGATCTTCCCGCCAAGGCGAAGACTTATGTTGAGGCCTTGAAAAAAATGCTGGGCGTCGAGTTCCTGATGATTTCCACCGGACCGCAAAGCGAGCAGACCATTCGCATGAAAGAGTTGTTTTAA
- a CDS encoding YkgJ family cysteine cluster protein translates to MALWWEKEVVKFECKTDCFQCCSKPGVVYFDKEDIENASKFLSIKAHAFKDQYLKCENDVWLLEVETDRPCAFLSSSGCAIHPAKPKQCRTFPFWPENMTTRARWSSTAEECPGIGLGPQISPRSIASQLMDQ, encoded by the coding sequence ATGGCTCTCTGGTGGGAAAAAGAGGTCGTAAAATTTGAATGCAAAACGGATTGTTTCCAGTGTTGCTCCAAACCGGGCGTTGTCTATTTTGACAAGGAAGATATCGAGAACGCATCGAAATTTTTGTCCATCAAGGCGCATGCGTTCAAGGACCAGTATTTAAAATGCGAGAACGATGTCTGGTTGCTGGAAGTGGAAACGGATCGCCCCTGCGCATTTTTGTCGTCCAGCGGATGCGCCATTCACCCGGCGAAACCGAAGCAATGTCGCACCTTTCCCTTCTGGCCTGAGAATATGACGACAAGAGCTCGCTGGAGTTCGACTGCGGAGGAGTGTCCGGGCATCGGTCTGGGGCCGCAAATTTCGCCAAGGTCCATTGCGTCGCAATTGATGGATCAGTAG
- a CDS encoding alpha/beta hydrolase, translating into MLGLLGWGVGAVFVFALTLVGFESSLVYHPMRHPVGNWNPQSYGLQSEEVSFSAPGGPQLHGWFFPVPEAKATLLWFHGNAGNITHRLDNIQKLQALRLNIFIFDYRGYGKSEGKPDEMGLYADSQAAYDYLVKVRNIVPEWLILFGRSLGAACAVETALHNPAAGLIVESGFTSASDMAREMFPLFSLGWAIQSKMNSLEKIPRLTLPKLIAHGSQDEIVPFSMGQRLYSAAKEPKEFYAIEGAGHNDTYFVNTGEYLRQWDRFIVGALAAAKKL; encoded by the coding sequence ATGCTGGGATTGCTTGGATGGGGAGTGGGGGCCGTGTTTGTTTTCGCCCTGACGCTGGTTGGTTTCGAATCGTCTCTGGTCTATCACCCGATGCGTCACCCTGTCGGGAACTGGAATCCGCAATCCTACGGATTGCAATCGGAGGAAGTCTCGTTCAGCGCGCCCGGCGGTCCGCAATTGCATGGCTGGTTTTTCCCCGTCCCGGAAGCTAAGGCGACCTTGCTGTGGTTTCACGGCAATGCAGGCAACATCACCCACCGTTTGGATAATATCCAAAAACTGCAAGCGCTTCGCTTGAATATTTTCATCTTTGATTATCGCGGTTACGGGAAAAGCGAGGGCAAGCCGGACGAGATGGGTTTGTATGCGGATTCGCAGGCCGCCTACGACTATCTTGTGAAGGTTCGGAATATTGTGCCGGAGTGGTTGATTTTATTCGGTCGTTCGCTGGGCGCCGCTTGCGCGGTGGAAACGGCCCTGCACAATCCGGCGGCGGGTCTCATTGTCGAGTCTGGTTTCACTTCGGCGAGCGACATGGCGCGAGAAATGTTCCCCCTCTTTTCTCTGGGATGGGCGATTCAGTCGAAAATGAATTCGCTGGAAAAGATTCCCCGCTTGACCCTTCCCAAACTCATCGCGCACGGTTCGCAGGATGAAATCGTTCCTTTCTCCATGGGACAGCGTTTGTATTCAGCGGCGAAAGAGCCTAAAGAATTCTATGCCATCGAAGGCGCGGGACACAACGACACCTATTTCGTGAATACCGGCGAATACCTCAGGCAATGGGACCGCTTCATCGTCGGCGCGCTGGCGGCGGCTAAAAAACTTTAG
- a CDS encoding galactose oxidase, whose protein sequence is MPSTASLKPETVRRLLNKFLFVFLFFIHSASAQADPQASRWSESAPLPTARTEIAATQIDGKIYVVGGFANNGVSDAMEMFDSASGQWQSMAPLPRPLHHATATAVEGKIYVIGGFHSGSWTPVDSNYIYDPQKDEWSEGAPLPTARGALAATAIDGRIYAVGGAHRQFFRLVNTDANEVYDPATNQWKSLAPLPTPRDHLAVAKFNGKLYAIGGRVNVNYNENLDANEVYDPATGRWSTLNPLPTARSGIVALVLNDGIHVLGGESGEKTFTENEQYLPSTDQWKNLVPIPAGRHGSGGVSLNKQLHLLGGGPRPGGGGSTSHFVYSEK, encoded by the coding sequence ATGCCCTCGACCGCATCGTTAAAGCCTGAAACAGTTCGTCGCCTTCTTAACAAATTTCTCTTCGTATTCCTTTTCTTTATTCATAGCGCATCAGCGCAAGCGGATCCGCAAGCGAGCCGCTGGAGCGAGTCTGCTCCTCTTCCGACCGCGCGCACCGAAATCGCCGCGACGCAAATAGACGGCAAGATTTACGTCGTCGGAGGTTTTGCCAACAACGGCGTTTCCGACGCAATGGAAATGTTCGATAGCGCTTCCGGACAATGGCAATCGATGGCCCCGCTTCCGCGTCCGCTCCATCACGCCACTGCGACTGCGGTTGAAGGTAAAATATATGTCATTGGCGGCTTCCATTCCGGGTCCTGGACTCCCGTCGACTCAAACTATATCTATGATCCGCAAAAAGATGAATGGAGCGAAGGCGCTCCGCTCCCCACAGCCCGCGGCGCCTTAGCCGCGACAGCCATTGATGGGCGCATCTACGCCGTCGGCGGCGCGCACCGTCAATTCTTTCGACTGGTGAACACCGACGCCAACGAAGTCTACGACCCGGCAACAAACCAGTGGAAATCGCTGGCGCCCCTGCCGACCCCGCGCGACCATCTCGCGGTCGCTAAATTCAACGGCAAACTCTACGCCATCGGCGGACGCGTCAACGTCAATTACAACGAGAATCTGGATGCCAACGAGGTCTACGATCCCGCCACAGGTCGATGGAGTACCTTGAACCCTCTGCCCACAGCGCGGAGCGGCATCGTCGCGCTGGTTTTGAACGACGGCATCCATGTGCTTGGCGGCGAATCGGGAGAAAAAACCTTCACGGAAAACGAGCAATACCTTCCCTCAACAGATCAGTGGAAAAACCTCGTGCCGATTCCAGCAGGACGGCACGGTTCCGGCGGCGTTAGCCTGAACAAGCAATTGCATTTGCTGGGAGGCGGACCCCGACCCGGCGGAGGCGGCAGTACATCGCATTTCGTTTATTCGGAAAAATAA
- the kdsA gene encoding 3-deoxy-8-phosphooctulonate synthase, producing the protein MVMALKPTKALNIGPVCIGGGAPIALIAGPCVIESDEHAYETARLLKEVTRATGTPFIFKASYDKANRSSIDSFRGPGLTEGLKTLKRIKEELGLPVLSDIHSIEQIEPAAQVLDILQIPAFLCRQTDLLVAAAQTGVHVNVKKGQFMAPWDMKNVVNKLEQGGTDKILLTERGFMFGYNNLVTDFRSLILMRDYGYPIIHDATHSLQLPGGQGSKSGGQRELIPDMTRAAVAVGCDALFMEIHPEPDTALSDGPNMLRLDALAPLLETIHALDRIVKA; encoded by the coding sequence ATCGTCATGGCCCTGAAACCCACAAAAGCCCTTAACATTGGCCCCGTCTGCATCGGCGGAGGCGCGCCCATCGCGCTCATCGCCGGTCCCTGCGTCATCGAATCCGATGAACATGCCTACGAAACCGCGCGACTATTGAAAGAAGTGACCCGGGCGACCGGCACGCCTTTCATCTTCAAAGCCTCTTACGACAAGGCTAATCGCTCTTCGATCGATTCCTTTCGCGGCCCTGGCCTCACTGAAGGTCTGAAAACTCTCAAGCGCATCAAGGAAGAACTCGGTCTGCCTGTTCTGTCTGACATTCACTCCATTGAGCAAATCGAGCCTGCGGCTCAGGTCCTCGACATTCTGCAAATTCCCGCGTTCCTGTGTCGACAAACCGACCTGCTCGTCGCCGCCGCTCAAACCGGCGTTCATGTCAACGTCAAGAAAGGCCAGTTCATGGCCCCCTGGGACATGAAAAATGTGGTCAACAAACTCGAACAGGGCGGAACGGATAAAATCCTTCTCACCGAACGCGGCTTCATGTTCGGCTACAACAATCTGGTGACGGATTTCCGCTCGCTCATTCTGATGCGCGACTACGGCTATCCCATCATTCACGACGCAACGCACAGCCTGCAATTGCCCGGCGGTCAAGGCTCGAAAAGCGGCGGACAACGGGAATTGATTCCCGACATGACGCGCGCCGCCGTCGCAGTCGGTTGCGACGCCCTGTTCATGGAAATTCACCCTGAACCGGACACAGCCCTTTCCGACGGACCCAACATGCTTCGGCTGGACGCGCTCGCCCCTTTGCTGGAGACCATTCATGCCCTCGACCGCATCGTTAAAGCCTGA
- a CDS encoding carbon starvation protein A, translating into MLAVAILIFSCLFFYFVGYRFYAGLLDRDIIQPDNSKHTPAHNQSDGVDFVPSKPLVLFGHNFASIAGAGPVIGPIIAMHHFGWAVTLLWILIGNVFIGAVHDYLTLMVSVRNRGSSIAEIAETTMGFRAKAVFALFLVLAMLLVIAVFGVVAAKTLIAQPEMVFPTFAIIPVSMILGWCIYRKNCHLGLASCVGVGVLILNIYIGFQFPVELPEAGLLGLSPLMFWFVILMIYAGVASVLPVQILLQPRDYLSTYILFGSLSLGMLALLWVRPELNTPAFSGWQSEAQGPVWPMLFVLVACGAVSGFHSLVAGGTTSKQLSTESQGRPIGYGGMLTEGVVAVMTVLLVGGGLYWTAPVAGGVDMSVLGFRETLQSGGWILAYGNGFGNIVHQMIPGISLTFAAMIAVLALNTFVLTTLDSAARITRFIVQESVGKSVLPLQNKYVATAVIIFAAYLIGSTEGWQKIWPIFGATNQLIAAVALFVISTYLIAVKKPVRYALIPAVFMLATTLGALGWQAYQFFTQPEPNWILGVTALTLIGLALFVGKEGVRSLQSKNDMGAAPSIAE; encoded by the coding sequence ATGCTTGCGGTCGCTATACTCATATTTTCCTGCCTTTTCTTCTATTTTGTCGGCTACCGTTTTTACGCGGGGTTACTCGACCGCGACATCATCCAGCCGGACAACAGCAAACACACACCCGCTCATAACCAGTCTGATGGAGTTGATTTTGTACCCAGCAAGCCTCTGGTTCTGTTCGGTCATAATTTTGCGTCCATAGCGGGCGCCGGGCCGGTGATCGGGCCGATCATCGCCATGCATCATTTCGGCTGGGCGGTGACTCTGCTTTGGATCCTCATTGGCAACGTGTTCATCGGAGCGGTGCACGATTATCTGACGCTCATGGTGTCGGTGCGCAATCGCGGCAGTTCGATCGCTGAAATCGCTGAGACGACGATGGGCTTCCGCGCCAAAGCCGTGTTCGCGCTGTTCCTGGTGCTGGCCATGTTGCTGGTGATCGCGGTCTTCGGCGTGGTGGCGGCGAAAACCCTCATCGCTCAACCGGAAATGGTGTTCCCGACCTTTGCCATCATTCCTGTTTCCATGATTCTGGGCTGGTGCATCTATCGGAAAAATTGTCATCTGGGCCTGGCTTCCTGCGTAGGCGTCGGCGTGCTGATCCTGAATATTTATATTGGTTTTCAATTTCCGGTGGAACTGCCGGAAGCCGGTTTGCTGGGATTGTCGCCGCTGATGTTCTGGTTTGTTATACTGATGATTTACGCCGGGGTGGCCTCGGTCCTGCCGGTGCAGATATTGTTACAACCGCGAGATTATCTTTCGACCTATATTTTATTTGGCTCGTTGTCTTTGGGGATGCTGGCTCTGCTGTGGGTGCGTCCTGAATTGAATACCCCGGCCTTTTCCGGCTGGCAGTCCGAAGCTCAGGGACCGGTCTGGCCAATGTTGTTTGTGTTGGTGGCCTGCGGCGCGGTGTCGGGATTTCATTCACTGGTTGCCGGGGGGACGACCTCGAAGCAATTGTCGACGGAATCGCAGGGCCGTCCCATCGGCTACGGCGGAATGTTGACGGAAGGCGTGGTCGCCGTCATGACGGTGCTTCTGGTGGGAGGCGGTTTGTACTGGACCGCCCCCGTTGCCGGCGGCGTGGATATGAGCGTTCTCGGATTCCGGGAGACTTTGCAGTCGGGCGGTTGGATACTGGCTTACGGCAACGGTTTTGGAAATATTGTGCACCAGATGATTCCGGGCATCAGCTTGACTTTCGCGGCGATGATCGCCGTGCTGGCTTTGAATACCTTTGTTTTGACCACGCTGGATTCGGCGGCGCGCATCACCCGCTTCATCGTTCAGGAGTCGGTGGGGAAATCGGTTCTGCCTTTGCAAAATAAATACGTCGCGACGGCGGTGATTATTTTCGCGGCGTATTTGATCGGCTCCACAGAAGGCTGGCAGAAAATCTGGCCCATATTCGGCGCGACCAATCAACTGATCGCCGCCGTCGCCTTGTTTGTGATTTCAACCTATCTGATCGCAGTTAAAAAACCCGTCCGTTATGCCTTGATTCCTGCGGTGTTTATGTTGGCGACGACGCTTGGCGCCTTGGGCTGGCAGGCGTATCAGTTTTTCACGCAACCAGAACCGAACTGGATATTGGGGGTGACGGCCTTGACGCTGATAGGTCTGGCTCTTTTTGTCGGCAAAGAGGGAGTGCGTTCGCTACAGAGTAAGAATGATATGGGAGCCGCGCCCAGTATCGCCGAATGA
- the proB gene encoding glutamate 5-kinase, producing the protein MSSETRRYILNNLKRVVIKIGSSVISHQEPGKGLTRGLSPEMVLHYARKIKMIAGKNCETVLVSSGAIMAGRERLGLARANLTIPEKQACAAIGQSFLMHTYEKKLEKQGMKVAQILLSHDDLGNRRRYLNAKHTIETLIRYGAVPIINENDTVTVDEIKIGDNDTLSATVACLVDAQALIILSDVEGLYTRNPMMKTPKGEAPPELISQVDRVTEDVEKLAGKTSNRLAVGGMYTKVLAAKKTMSSGIPTFLLNGLDKKILDKFFKGEEVGTLFWSDRRKIGNRKHWIAHTLKPQGRIFVDAGAEGALLQKNKSLLPAGVVRVEGSFEFGNSVSIVNESNVEIARGLVNYSTRDLNEIKGKKTADIRQKLGDNFYEEVVHRDDLALLE; encoded by the coding sequence ATGTCCAGCGAAACGCGTCGGTATATCTTAAATAATTTGAAGCGGGTGGTCATCAAGATCGGCAGTAGCGTGATCTCTCACCAGGAACCGGGCAAGGGATTGACGCGCGGGCTCAGTCCCGAGATGGTTCTGCACTACGCGCGCAAGATCAAGATGATCGCAGGAAAAAACTGCGAGACGGTGCTGGTTTCTTCCGGCGCCATCATGGCGGGTCGGGAGCGACTGGGACTGGCGCGAGCGAACCTGACCATTCCAGAAAAGCAGGCTTGCGCGGCGATCGGTCAAAGTTTCCTGATGCACACCTACGAGAAAAAACTGGAAAAGCAGGGCATGAAGGTGGCGCAGATTCTGCTGAGCCACGACGATCTGGGAAATCGCAGACGTTACCTCAACGCCAAGCACACCATTGAAACGCTCATACGCTATGGGGCGGTTCCCATCATCAACGAAAATGATACGGTCACCGTGGACGAGATCAAGATCGGCGACAACGACACCTTGTCGGCGACCGTCGCCTGTCTGGTGGACGCTCAGGCCCTAATCATCCTCTCCGATGTGGAAGGTCTGTACACGCGCAATCCGATGATGAAAACGCCGAAAGGCGAAGCGCCGCCGGAATTGATTTCGCAGGTCGACCGGGTGACGGAGGATGTGGAAAAACTGGCGGGGAAAACATCCAATCGCCTTGCGGTTGGCGGCATGTACACCAAGGTGCTGGCGGCGAAGAAGACCATGAGTTCGGGCATCCCCACCTTCCTGCTGAACGGTCTGGATAAAAAAATACTGGATAAATTTTTCAAGGGCGAAGAGGTCGGAACCCTGTTCTGGTCCGACCGTCGCAAGATCGGCAACCGCAAGCACTGGATCGCCCACACGCTGAAACCGCAGGGGCGGATTTTTGTAGACGCAGGCGCCGAAGGGGCCTTGTTGCAGAAAAACAAGAGCCTGCTTCCCGCCGGAGTGGTTCGCGTGGAAGGCAGTTTCGAGTTTGGCAATTCCGTCAGCATCGTCAATGAGAGCAATGTGGAAATCGCTCGCGGTCTGGTGAATTACAGCACGCGCGACCTGAATGAGATCAAGGGAAAAAAGACTGCGGATATTCGACAGAAACTGGGGGACAATTTTTACGAAGAGGTGGTGCATCGCGACGACCTCGCATTGCTGGAGTGA